The following proteins are co-located in the Candidatus Thermoplasmatota archaeon genome:
- the galU gene encoding UTP--glucose-1-phosphate uridylyltransferase GalU, whose amino-acid sequence MRAVIPAAGLGTRFLPATKAQPKEMLPLVDKPAIQYVVEEAVASGIKDIIIVTGRGKRAIEDHFDKSFELEHILRRDGKEEELKEVQRISNLANIHYVRQKEQRGLGDAILCAKEFIGKEPFAVLLGDDIVISDVPCTEQLIEVYEKYKSSIIAVEKVPEDKIETYGIIKPKPNKGPIYEVIDLVEKPKPQEAPSNLGILGRYILTPEIFGCIEDTPPGKNNEIQLTDALKILGKKQKIYAYEFIGKRYDLGNKMDWLKTTIEFAFDREEFREELKKFLAEKL is encoded by the coding sequence ATGAGGGCAGTAATTCCAGCAGCAGGCTTAGGAACAAGGTTTCTGCCTGCAACTAAAGCTCAGCCAAAAGAAATGCTACCTTTAGTTGATAAACCTGCTATTCAATATGTAGTTGAAGAAGCAGTAGCAAGTGGAATAAAAGATATTATTATAGTGACGGGGAGAGGTAAAAGAGCAATTGAAGACCATTTTGATAAGTCTTTTGAGCTTGAGCATATTCTAAGGAGGGATGGTAAAGAAGAGGAGCTGAAAGAAGTTCAGAGAATTTCTAATCTTGCGAATATTCATTATGTAAGGCAGAAAGAGCAACGCGGCTTAGGAGATGCAATTCTTTGCGCTAAAGAATTTATCGGTAAAGAGCCTTTTGCTGTTTTGCTTGGAGATGATATCGTAATATCAGATGTGCCGTGCACCGAACAATTAATCGAAGTATATGAAAAATATAAAAGCTCGATAATCGCAGTTGAGAAAGTACCTGAAGATAAAATTGAAACTTATGGTATAATCAAGCCGAAACCGAATAAAGGGCCGATATATGAGGTTATAGATTTGGTTGAAAAGCCAAAGCCTCAAGAAGCTCCTTCAAATTTGGGTATTTTAGGCAGGTATATACTTACACCAGAAATATTTGGTTGTATAGAGGATACGCCACCCGGAAAAAACAATGAAATTCAGCTTACTGATGCATTAAAAATTTTAGGAAAGAAGCAGAAGATATATGCTTACGAATTTATCGGCAAAAGATATGATTTAGGCAACAAAATGGACTGGCTGAAAACTACTATTGAGTTTGCATTTGATAGAGAAGAATTTAGAGAAGAACTGAAAAAATTTCTTGCTGAGAAATTATGA